One Bartonella tribocorum CIP 105476 genomic window carries:
- the tyrS gene encoding tyrosine--tRNA ligase, translating into MFAFKSDFLHIMSERGFIHQISDEKGLDDLFSKETVSAYTGFDPTASSLHAGSLLQIMMLYWLQKTGHRPIALMGGGTGLIGDPSFKDEARRLLTQEDIAANIDGIKKVFANYLTFGDRETDACIVNNAEWLCHLNYLEFLRDVGKHFSVNRMLSFDSVRLRLEREHSLSFLEFNYMILQAYDFVELYKRYGLRMQMGGSDQWGNIINGIELGHRLGTPQLYALTSPLLTTSSGAKMGKSLNGAVWLNADMLSPYQFWQYWRNTEDADVTRFLKLYTTLPMDEILKLSLLQGTEINEAKKILATEVTAMLHGRALADAAAETARKTFEEKTLGENLPTVEMSAIELKTGTGLLSLLVKAGLAKSNSEARRHIQGGGIRVNDQIIKDETHLIIEKDVTAEGIIKLSFGKKKHILIKPL; encoded by the coding sequence GTGTTTGCCTTTAAATCTGATTTTTTACACATTATGAGCGAACGTGGTTTTATCCACCAAATTTCGGATGAAAAAGGCTTAGATGATCTTTTTTCAAAAGAAACGGTAAGCGCTTATACTGGATTTGATCCAACAGCATCAAGCTTACATGCTGGAAGTCTTCTTCAGATTATGATGCTTTATTGGCTACAAAAAACGGGGCATCGCCCCATTGCTTTGATGGGCGGAGGGACAGGATTGATCGGTGATCCTTCCTTTAAAGATGAAGCACGACGGCTTCTAACACAAGAGGATATTGCAGCCAATATTGATGGTATTAAAAAGGTATTTGCTAACTATTTAACATTTGGTGATCGAGAAACCGATGCTTGTATTGTGAATAATGCGGAATGGTTGTGCCATTTAAACTACTTAGAATTTTTGCGTGATGTCGGAAAACATTTTTCTGTCAACCGTATGTTGTCATTTGATTCTGTCAGATTGAGACTTGAGCGTGAGCACTCTTTGTCCTTCTTAGAATTTAATTATATGATTCTGCAAGCTTATGATTTTGTTGAACTTTATAAACGTTATGGCTTGCGTATGCAAATGGGAGGCTCTGATCAATGGGGCAACATTATTAACGGAATCGAATTGGGACATCGTTTAGGAACTCCGCAATTATATGCATTAACATCACCCTTGCTGACAACCTCTTCCGGTGCCAAAATGGGTAAATCATTGAATGGTGCGGTGTGGCTTAATGCCGATATGCTTTCACCTTATCAATTCTGGCAATATTGGCGTAATACAGAAGACGCTGATGTAACACGTTTTTTAAAGCTCTATACGACATTACCCATGGATGAGATTCTTAAACTTTCTCTCTTACAAGGGACTGAAATTAATGAGGCAAAAAAAATTCTTGCAACAGAAGTTACAGCCATGTTGCATGGGCGTGCTCTCGCCGATGCAGCCGCAGAAACTGCCCGAAAAACATTTGAAGAAAAAACACTTGGAGAAAATCTTCCAACCGTTGAAATGAGTGCAATAGAATTAAAAACAGGCACTGGATTGCTCTCTCTTTTAGTCAAAGCAGGACTTGCAAAATCAAACAGTGAGGCGCGCCGTCATATTCAAGGTGGAGGGATACGTGTTAATGATCAAATAATAAAGGACGAAACACACCTTATTATTGAAAAAGATGTCACAGCAGAAGGAATCATTAAACTTTCTTTTGGTAAGAAAAAGCATATATTGATTAAACCTCTATAA
- a CDS encoding alpha/beta hydrolase: MPEIIFNGPAGRLEGRYQPSQQKNAPIAIILHPHPQFGGTMNHKIVYDLFYMFQQRGFTTLRFNFRGIGRSQGEFDYGIGELSDAAAALDWVQTQHPDSKNCWVAGYSFGAWIGMQLLMRRPEIEGFISVAPQPNVYDFSFLAPCPSSGLIIHGGIDKVAPPKDVQLLVDKLKTQKGIIITQEILEGANHFFSGYHEELIERCAHYLDNHITNELLGSPPEILSLT, encoded by the coding sequence ATGCCAGAAATTATTTTTAACGGTCCCGCGGGTCGGCTCGAAGGGCGTTATCAACCTTCACAACAGAAAAATGCACCCATTGCGATCATTTTGCATCCTCATCCCCAATTTGGTGGAACGATGAATCATAAAATTGTCTATGATCTCTTTTATATGTTCCAACAACGTGGCTTTACAACTCTCCGTTTTAACTTTCGAGGTATTGGTCGCAGTCAAGGGGAATTTGATTATGGAATAGGAGAACTTTCAGATGCGGCGGCGGCTCTCGATTGGGTGCAAACACAACATCCAGACTCTAAAAATTGCTGGGTAGCGGGATATTCATTTGGAGCATGGATTGGTATGCAACTTTTAATGCGCCGACCAGAAATTGAAGGTTTTATCTCTGTTGCCCCTCAGCCTAATGTTTATGACTTTTCATTTCTTGCACCTTGTCCCTCCTCTGGACTTATCATTCATGGTGGTATCGATAAAGTTGCCCCTCCTAAAGATGTTCAACTGCTTGTTGATAAATTGAAAACACAAAAAGGTATCATCATCACACAAGAAATACTGGAAGGGGCTAATCACTTTTTTAGTGGATATCATGAAGAACTGATTGAACGATGTGCCCACTATTTGGATAACCACATCACCAATGAACTTCTAGGCTCTCCTCCTGAAATACTTTCACTCACTTAG